From a region of the Bradyrhizobium diazoefficiens genome:
- a CDS encoding aldose 1-epimerase family protein: MTEGIHCIRSGGLSATVKAHGAELCSLNGSGVEFVWQAGPEWPRHAPLLFPIVGRLAGDELRHRGKTYRMTQHGFARDSRFAWAERGESRCTLVLEDSETTRALYPFAFRLTATYTLDDAGLDLTLTVANTGKETLPASLGGHPAFNWPLRPGLAKESYALTFTGAETSPVRRLDGGLLRPATEPSPVKDAVLSLSESLFIDDAIIFDRIESNAVRYAASTGPWLKMSWSGFRELGVWSKPSGAPFLCIEPWRGHASPAGFDGEFTDKPGLMHIAPGAEERLSFRIEVGSS; encoded by the coding sequence ATGACTGAAGGCATTCACTGCATCCGAAGCGGCGGCTTGTCGGCGACCGTCAAGGCGCACGGCGCCGAGCTGTGCTCGCTGAACGGCAGCGGTGTCGAATTCGTCTGGCAGGCCGGGCCAGAATGGCCGCGCCACGCTCCGCTGCTGTTTCCGATCGTCGGGCGCCTCGCCGGGGACGAATTGCGACACCGGGGCAAGACATACCGGATGACCCAGCACGGTTTTGCGCGCGACAGTCGCTTTGCGTGGGCGGAGCGCGGCGAGAGCCGCTGCACGCTGGTGCTCGAAGACAGCGAGACGACCCGCGCTCTTTATCCATTCGCGTTCCGGCTGACCGCAACCTATACGCTCGATGATGCCGGCCTCGATCTGACGCTCACGGTCGCGAACACCGGCAAGGAGACGTTGCCGGCCTCGCTCGGCGGTCATCCCGCCTTCAACTGGCCGCTCCGACCCGGGCTGGCGAAGGAAAGCTACGCGCTGACCTTCACGGGCGCGGAGACGTCTCCCGTCCGCCGTCTCGATGGTGGACTGCTGCGCCCGGCAACTGAGCCGAGCCCGGTCAAAGACGCCGTGCTCTCCCTGTCCGAATCCCTGTTCATCGACGACGCCATCATCTTCGACCGGATCGAGAGCAACGCCGTCCGCTATGCCGCGTCGACCGGCCCCTGGCTGAAGATGTCCTGGAGCGGCTTTCGCGAGCTCGGCGTCTGGTCAAAACCATCTGGCGCGCCGTTCCTCTGCATCGAGCCCTGGCGCGGTCATGCCAGTCCTGCCGGATTCGACGGCGAGTTCACCGACAAGCCCGGTCTGATGCATATCGCGCCGGGAGCGGAAGAGCGCCTGTCGTTCCGGATCGAGGTCGGATCGTCCTGA
- a CDS encoding acyltransferase, which produces MCSLDSFCTFPIAQKRERSIAWRTSRSSIGTAAARLLPLYYIVVLVTVALHAKSPAGSHAWYLELGGLLLALFIFVPHGFMPPSNPVLWSVGVEIWFSLLFPLLLLLIARWSLEKLVLLSVIVCSAFVVVGNLISVERIGIFRPFVGGIFGSCYRFIFGMLVCDLYVKSRESASLRRYYPYGLVPGCLLMIGAIYLKDNGPWAVSILYATIFCAGFSMVLLAVLSGAWLTNRVFEAWALQVIGCMCYSIYAWHSIIMVEMIPPDTSSLKDTLRLSLPYVATMIALSALSYRYIEFGHRRDWRTLFLLRNSKFYELAGGRISGRDDAETNPIASS; this is translated from the coding sequence TTGTGCTCTCTGGATTCGTTCTGTACCTTCCCTATCGCACAAAAAAGAGAGCGATCAATCGCCTGGCGGACTTCCCGGAGTTCTATTGGCACCGCGGCCGCGCGGTTGCTTCCGCTGTACTACATCGTCGTCCTCGTGACGGTTGCTCTCCATGCGAAGTCACCCGCTGGATCGCATGCCTGGTATCTGGAGCTTGGCGGACTTCTATTGGCACTTTTCATTTTTGTGCCGCATGGGTTTATGCCCCCCTCCAACCCGGTATTGTGGTCCGTCGGTGTTGAAATCTGGTTTAGCCTTTTGTTTCCGCTGCTTCTCCTTCTGATCGCGCGGTGGAGCCTCGAAAAGCTGGTGCTGTTGAGCGTCATCGTCTGCTCGGCCTTCGTAGTAGTCGGCAATCTCATCTCGGTTGAGCGGATTGGCATATTTCGCCCATTTGTGGGCGGCATCTTCGGGTCGTGTTACCGGTTCATTTTTGGAATGTTGGTGTGCGATCTTTACGTCAAGTCAAGGGAAAGTGCGTCGCTCAGGCGATACTATCCGTACGGGCTCGTGCCAGGATGTCTGCTGATGATTGGCGCCATATACCTCAAGGATAACGGCCCTTGGGCGGTGAGTATTCTCTACGCAACGATCTTTTGCGCCGGATTCTCCATGGTGCTGCTTGCGGTCCTATCCGGAGCATGGCTCACAAATCGCGTGTTCGAGGCATGGGCACTTCAAGTCATTGGATGCATGTGCTACAGTATCTATGCGTGGCATTCGATCATCATGGTTGAAATGATCCCGCCGGATACGTCTTCGTTGAAAGACACGCTTCGATTGTCATTGCCGTATGTCGCGACAATGATCGCGTTGAGTGCCTTGAGCTATCGCTACATTGAGTTTGGCCATCGGCGCGATTGGAGGACCTTGTTCTTGTTGCGCAACTCCAAGTTCTACGAGCTCGCTGGCGGTCGGATATCCGGTCGGGATGACGCGGAGACGAACCCCATTGCATCGTCCTGA
- a CDS encoding DUF393 domain-containing protein → MIRDNDNDVWVIYDGECPLCSRYVLLYQLREQGQRVRLIDARSEDPIVDDIRARKLDLNEGMVVRWRDQYYHGAEAMHLLATLAGETTLFNRVNRWLFSRPRLARAIYPTLVRGRKLLLRLLGRKLIGDISDPGASP, encoded by the coding sequence TTGATCCGCGATAACGACAACGACGTCTGGGTTATCTACGACGGCGAATGCCCGTTATGCAGTCGCTATGTCCTGTTGTACCAGTTGAGGGAGCAGGGACAACGCGTCCGCCTGATCGATGCGCGTTCGGAGGATCCGATCGTTGACGATATCCGCGCGCGCAAGCTCGACCTCAACGAGGGGATGGTGGTTCGCTGGCGCGATCAGTATTACCACGGCGCGGAGGCGATGCATCTGTTGGCGACGCTCGCGGGCGAGACGACGTTGTTCAATCGGGTCAACCGATGGTTGTTTTCCCGGCCGCGACTCGCACGCGCGATCTATCCGACGCTCGTCCGCGGAAGAAAGCTTCTCCTTCGGCTTCTCGGTCGCAAGCTGATCGGCGACATCTCTGATCCCGGAGCATCACCTTGA
- a CDS encoding Ig-like domain-containing protein, with protein MTIINGSAGADVLFGGTGNDVLTGGASSDTFVISKGYGSDIITDFQAGSGGDALRVQNYGFATFANFLAAATQVGADTVVTLSSTETLTLQNVTLSALVADNVVLDNPLPTGGTAWNWAGTVPTGGTLTTGATNDGMEAGGTGVTLVGGAGDDTYYVYDHNTKVVEQAGEGVDTICVWNINGYSLVNAPNVENLILTDSVPSPATGNDLNNIIVGNAGDNMIDGGRGNDVLTGGAGHDTFVVTAGNGNDIVTDFQAGVGGDILQLNNTGFKTFADITAAMKQVGTDLVLTIGSGETITLENTSLQNLAAANVNIISPLTGLVQTFNDDFNTLSAGQDPSLTWRTSYAWSGAAGYGLAGEQEVYVDPSFSGLPATQSSTALGLNPFSIQDGHLVITAQPLPTSATPYTGSAIFSSGMISTQNSFTQTYGYFEMTATLPSTSGAWPAFWLLPTKANNLNTEIDVLEAFGQDADQAHWAIHSPYAPAADGGWANTADLTAGEHTFGLEWTPYQLSFFVDGKEVAQQATPSDMNTAMYMIANLAMGGSWPGNAAPGSTATMTIDSIKAYELPEYTLANYTLLTSGASTNTIAGSAAADTLTGTSGNDRIGGAGGADTMTGGAGDDTYVVTDSAAKVVEAYGGGVDTVLSSVTYTLPSYVENLTLVGSAAINATGNIQSNNIIGNSAANVITGGLGNDILTGGGGADSFVINSGDGSDIITDFSPGSGAGHDVVQLNGFAFTSFADVQAAMTQVGSDVYLKLTSQDTLVFRNTTVSTFSSDDFQLPATLPVGGTITSWISGKASSRMVYGTAANDKLTAVNSDDTLVGGNGDDTYVIGSANQKIVENSGAGVDSVEAWTSYTLPANVENLTLMMGGLAGVGNQLANRMVGSSGDDILDGAGGNDWLSGGAGNDTFIYNAGSGSDTIADFHVLTSATAEHDKLILKGYDSSAYLTHVNDVWTVHYAGGTDNLRIAGVTSLASADYSFASATNSPIAMAPIAVPTISAANDSGSIVSGLINTNHLILTGHVQAGVTVKVFDGPNQIGTAVSDGSGTWSFATATLVEGVHAFTAAAMDGVGNLSALSTGVNVTIDTVAPTAPKVVSFSPDSNVAGDGLTNINQVNLAGTADAGSMVQVFDSGTMIGTAVVDANGAWSFATGNLADGSHIFSGRAADAAGNISASSGALNVTVDTHAPVAPVVTSGAPAAPNAILVSGTAEAGSTVRLYEGSNLLGTGVAGVSGTWSITTGSLTAGQHSFTATATDVAGNLSQLSNAFSSAVGKVIEAVGTTTLSQVGSNFYLSTAGSSVLLKNGGTAVVAGQLGPWVPVGTETSSSGYLVAWKIPSTGQFTIWNTDSNGNFVSNYLNKVSGTDPALESSETLFHQDLNGDGVIGVPPTVATSPTTIVGTTIEAFGSTSLIAVDKNFLLISTAAGTGPILKYGGAAVVPGQFGVWTPVAAEQTSTGYDVAWKIPATGELCVWATDSNGNFVSNYLNKVSGTDPALESSETLFHQDLNGDGVIGVPPTAATSPTTIVGTTIEASGSTSLIAVDKNFLLASMAAGTGPTLKYGGAAVVPGQFGVWTPVGVEQTTSGYDVVWKIPATGELCVWTTDSNGNWVSNLLNKVSPTDPAVKAIETTFYQDLNGDGVINTSSTVLDISGNVVLKLGSMTQATTINAGATLELSGAASGSITFKASTGNLVLDHAAQFTGTLIGLTGDGTAANSNHLDLKDVAYGTGTSASFSGNTAGGVLTVVDAQNHAAHISLVGDYTKSTFNLSSDGTGGTLVIDPPKANFDFAPVPASQPLATAPVVDETLHESIGIAPVAGTGRPDAGPGLYQFDLVHAAGPLDAHLAELHDFILR; from the coding sequence ATGACTATTATCAATGGTAGCGCTGGTGCTGACGTTCTGTTTGGCGGTACCGGAAATGATGTTCTGACCGGAGGGGCAAGCAGCGATACTTTCGTCATCTCGAAGGGGTACGGCTCCGACATCATCACCGACTTTCAAGCGGGCAGCGGCGGCGATGCGCTGCGCGTGCAGAACTATGGCTTTGCGACGTTCGCCAATTTCCTGGCCGCCGCGACGCAAGTGGGGGCCGATACGGTCGTAACTCTCTCATCGACCGAAACCCTTACCCTGCAGAATGTCACGCTTTCGGCCCTGGTTGCAGACAACGTCGTGCTGGATAATCCGCTGCCGACAGGCGGAACGGCATGGAACTGGGCGGGTACTGTCCCCACGGGCGGCACACTGACGACCGGCGCGACAAATGACGGCATGGAGGCCGGCGGTACCGGCGTTACTCTGGTGGGCGGAGCGGGGGACGATACCTACTATGTTTATGACCACAACACGAAAGTTGTCGAACAGGCAGGAGAGGGTGTCGATACCATCTGTGTCTGGAACATCAATGGATACAGCCTCGTCAATGCGCCCAACGTCGAGAACCTGATCCTGACGGATAGCGTTCCGTCTCCCGCCACCGGTAATGACCTCAACAACATCATTGTCGGCAATGCCGGCGACAACATGATCGACGGCGGGCGGGGCAACGATGTGCTGACCGGCGGGGCCGGTCATGACACCTTCGTGGTAACTGCAGGCAACGGCAACGACATCGTCACCGACTTTCAGGCGGGCGTCGGCGGGGACATCCTGCAACTCAACAACACGGGCTTCAAGACGTTCGCCGACATTACGGCGGCCATGAAACAGGTCGGCACCGACCTCGTCCTGACGATCGGCAGTGGCGAAACCATAACCCTCGAAAACACCAGCCTTCAGAATCTCGCGGCCGCAAATGTCAACATCATCAGTCCCCTGACCGGACTGGTCCAGACCTTCAACGACGACTTCAACACGCTCTCCGCGGGCCAGGATCCGAGCCTGACCTGGCGCACAAGCTATGCCTGGAGCGGAGCCGCAGGGTACGGGCTGGCCGGCGAACAGGAAGTGTATGTCGATCCCAGCTTTTCCGGGCTACCGGCAACTCAGTCATCGACGGCGCTCGGGCTTAATCCGTTCTCGATCCAGGACGGCCACCTCGTGATCACGGCGCAGCCCTTGCCCACGAGTGCCACGCCTTATACCGGCAGCGCCATTTTCTCGTCGGGCATGATCTCGACCCAGAACAGCTTCACCCAGACCTACGGCTATTTCGAGATGACGGCCACGCTGCCCAGCACGAGCGGCGCGTGGCCGGCATTTTGGTTGTTGCCGACCAAGGCCAATAACCTCAACACGGAAATCGATGTGCTCGAGGCCTTTGGCCAGGATGCCGACCAGGCTCATTGGGCCATTCACTCGCCATACGCGCCTGCGGCAGATGGTGGTTGGGCAAATACAGCCGACCTGACCGCTGGAGAACACACGTTTGGTCTCGAATGGACGCCTTACCAACTGTCGTTTTTCGTAGATGGGAAGGAGGTCGCACAGCAGGCCACGCCCTCCGACATGAACACGGCGATGTACATGATCGCCAACCTTGCGATGGGCGGCAGTTGGCCGGGCAATGCCGCTCCCGGGTCAACGGCGACGATGACCATCGATTCAATCAAGGCTTATGAGCTGCCGGAATACACGCTCGCGAACTACACCCTTCTCACGAGCGGCGCCTCGACCAATACCATCGCGGGAAGCGCGGCTGCGGATACACTGACCGGCACTTCCGGCAATGATCGCATCGGTGGTGCCGGAGGCGCCGATACCATGACCGGCGGCGCTGGCGACGACACCTATGTCGTGACCGATTCGGCCGCGAAGGTTGTCGAAGCCTATGGCGGCGGCGTCGATACGGTACTCTCTTCGGTGACGTACACGCTTCCCAGCTACGTCGAGAATCTGACGCTGGTCGGTTCGGCGGCCATCAATGCCACAGGCAATATCCAGTCCAACAACATCATCGGAAATTCCGCGGCCAACGTCATCACTGGCGGGCTTGGCAATGATATCCTGACCGGCGGTGGCGGGGCGGATAGCTTCGTAATCAACTCTGGCGACGGCTCGGACATCATCACCGACTTTTCGCCGGGCTCGGGCGCCGGACACGACGTTGTCCAGTTGAACGGCTTTGCCTTCACGTCATTCGCCGATGTGCAGGCGGCGATGACCCAGGTCGGGAGCGACGTGTATCTGAAGTTGACGAGCCAGGACACCCTGGTGTTCCGCAACACGACGGTCTCAACGTTCTCCAGCGACGATTTCCAGTTGCCGGCAACGCTTCCCGTTGGCGGGACGATCACGTCCTGGATCAGCGGGAAAGCGAGCAGCCGCATGGTGTATGGCACCGCGGCGAACGACAAGCTCACGGCTGTGAATAGCGATGACACGCTGGTGGGAGGTAACGGCGACGACACTTACGTCATCGGCAGCGCGAACCAGAAAATAGTCGAGAATTCCGGCGCCGGCGTTGACAGCGTGGAGGCCTGGACATCGTACACGTTGCCGGCCAACGTCGAAAACCTGACGCTGATGATGGGCGGGCTCGCCGGCGTCGGCAACCAGCTAGCCAACCGCATGGTCGGCTCGAGCGGGGACGACATTCTCGACGGCGCCGGCGGGAACGACTGGCTCTCCGGAGGGGCCGGCAACGATACGTTCATTTACAATGCAGGCAGCGGCAGCGATACCATCGCGGATTTCCATGTCTTGACGAGCGCGACTGCCGAGCACGACAAGCTGATCCTGAAAGGTTACGATAGCAGCGCCTATTTGACCCATGTGAACGACGTATGGACCGTTCACTACGCGGGCGGAACAGATAACCTGCGCATTGCCGGCGTCACGAGCTTGGCGTCGGCCGACTATTCATTCGCTTCCGCGACGAATTCGCCGATTGCGATGGCGCCTATCGCCGTGCCGACGATTTCGGCGGCCAACGACAGCGGCTCGATCGTGTCGGGCCTCATCAACACAAATCATCTGATCCTTACGGGCCACGTGCAGGCAGGTGTAACCGTCAAAGTGTTCGACGGGCCCAATCAGATCGGCACGGCGGTCTCCGACGGTAGCGGTACCTGGAGTTTCGCGACCGCAACGCTGGTCGAAGGGGTCCATGCTTTCACGGCCGCTGCAATGGACGGCGTCGGCAATCTCAGTGCCCTTTCGACCGGGGTCAATGTCACCATCGACACGGTCGCCCCGACTGCGCCCAAGGTCGTGTCGTTCTCGCCCGACAGCAATGTTGCTGGCGATGGCTTGACCAACATCAATCAGGTGAACTTGGCTGGAACCGCTGACGCGGGCAGCATGGTGCAGGTCTTCGACAGCGGCACGATGATCGGAACGGCGGTCGTCGATGCCAATGGAGCTTGGTCCTTCGCGACAGGAAATCTGGCGGACGGCAGCCACATCTTTTCCGGCAGGGCCGCGGACGCCGCCGGCAATATCAGTGCTTCCTCAGGCGCGCTGAACGTCACGGTCGACACGCATGCACCGGTTGCACCCGTCGTGACCTCGGGTGCACCTGCAGCTCCGAACGCCATATTGGTTTCCGGCACGGCGGAGGCCGGAAGCACTGTTCGGCTATACGAAGGCTCGAACTTGCTTGGCACCGGCGTTGCGGGGGTAAGTGGGACCTGGAGCATCACCACCGGATCGCTCACGGCAGGCCAGCACAGCTTCACCGCGACCGCGACCGATGTCGCCGGCAATTTGAGCCAGCTATCGAACGCCTTCAGCTCCGCCGTGGGTAAGGTGATCGAAGCGGTCGGCACGACTACGCTCAGCCAGGTGGGAAGCAACTTCTACCTTTCCACGGCTGGGTCGTCGGTTCTGTTGAAAAATGGTGGGACGGCGGTTGTCGCTGGGCAGCTTGGCCCATGGGTGCCAGTGGGGACGGAAACATCGTCGAGCGGCTATCTTGTCGCCTGGAAGATCCCTTCGACCGGACAGTTCACGATCTGGAACACCGACAGCAACGGCAATTTCGTATCCAACTATCTGAACAAGGTGTCCGGAACAGACCCGGCGCTCGAGTCGAGCGAGACCCTCTTTCACCAGGATCTCAATGGCGATGGTGTGATCGGCGTTCCGCCAACGGTGGCGACGTCGCCCACGACAATTGTCGGGACGACGATCGAGGCATTCGGCTCGACCAGCCTGATTGCGGTCGACAAGAATTTCTTGTTGATCTCGACGGCCGCTGGCACTGGGCCGATCTTGAAGTACGGCGGCGCCGCGGTCGTTCCGGGGCAGTTCGGGGTCTGGACGCCGGTGGCGGCGGAGCAGACCTCCACTGGTTACGACGTGGCTTGGAAGATTCCGGCCACCGGCGAACTCTGTGTGTGGGCTACGGACAGCAACGGCAATTTCGTATCCAACTATCTGAACAAGGTGTCTGGAACCGATCCGGCGCTCGAATCGAGCGAGACCCTCTTTCACCAGGATCTCAATGGCGATGGTGTGATCGGTGTTCCGCCAACGGCGGCGACGTCGCCCACGACAATTGTCGGCACGACGATCGAGGCATCCGGCTCGACCAGCCTGATTGCGGTCGACAAGAATTTCTTGTTGGCCTCAATGGCGGCGGGCACTGGGCCGACGTTGAAGTACGGCGGTGCCGCGGTCGTGCCGGGACAGTTCGGGGTCTGGACGCCGGTGGGCGTGGAGCAAACGACCAGCGGCTATGACGTGGTCTGGAAGATTCCGGCCACCGGCGAACTCTGTGTGTGGACCACGGACAGCAATGGCAATTGGGTATCGAACCTCCTGAACAAGGTGTCCCCGACTGACCCAGCTGTTAAAGCGATCGAGACGACATTTTACCAGGATCTCAATGGCGACGGTGTAATCAACACGTCATCGACCGTCCTCGATATCTCCGGGAACGTTGTATTGAAACTCGGTAGTATGACGCAGGCCACGACGATCAACGCCGGCGCCACACTCGAATTATCCGGCGCCGCTTCTGGATCGATCACCTTCAAGGCGTCGACGGGCAATCTGGTGCTGGACCATGCGGCGCAATTTACGGGGACGCTGATCGGTCTGACGGGTGACGGTACCGCGGCGAACTCCAACCATCTCGATCTGAAGGACGTCGCGTACGGAACGGGGACATCGGCGTCGTTTTCCGGCAACACAGCCGGCGGCGTGTTGACGGTAGTCGATGCCCAAAATCACGCGGCACACATTTCGTTGGTTGGCGACTACACCAAATCGACCTTCAATCTCTCGAGCGACGGAACAGGCGGAACGCTGGTCATCGATCCTCCGAAAGCCAATTTTGATTTTGCCCCGGTCCCGGCGTCGCAGCCTCTCGCGACTGCGCCGGTCGTCGACGAGACGTTGCATGAATCGATCGGGATAGCTCCCGTCGCGGGGACCGGCCGCCCGGATGCCGGCCCCGGCCTTTATCAGTTCGATCTCGTTCATGCGGCGGGCCCGCTCGATGCCCACCTGGCGGAGTTGCATGACTTCATCCTTCGCTGA
- a CDS encoding lipopolysaccharide biosynthesis protein: MDRDSKSRAATHILITGGSQAWKVFAGFVLTVFATRNLAPSDFGILAMSATAATFLGLIKDLGVGQAIIQRTEITKGQIDALFWLSVLASAASALALALSAYPISLFYGDPRLQHLSVAIAGLSLIAGLPTVPAALLAKESRFKTLAVLDVAATTASVVAGVAAVVILRNYWALYLSTLVLTLVSTTGIWVCSGYRPGYPHLDSETRHMAKFGLQVSGFNLVNYFSRNADNILIGKFRGGEELGLYDRAYKLLLFPIIQLHTPIGQVIVPLLSRLRFDKEKYLSAYDDVLSMVMLACQPGIVFAIFLAEPLFRIVLGEHWVGAAPIFSWLGLAGLIQVATATAAWLFLSQGRGQEYFRLGVWTALINVTSFVVGLPWGGLGIAISYALVNCAIVLPLYAISIGRNGPVTIRSLIETTGPHWIGCLVAAAVTWISAASLLDGNSPTQLATLLALSYASYLAAVAFFAQKRALAKRLLHYGYRKAAAQI; encoded by the coding sequence GTGGACAGAGACAGCAAGTCACGGGCCGCAACCCACATCCTCATCACGGGCGGGTCTCAGGCCTGGAAAGTGTTCGCCGGCTTCGTGCTGACGGTGTTCGCGACGCGAAATCTCGCGCCATCCGACTTCGGCATACTTGCCATGTCTGCAACCGCGGCAACGTTCCTCGGCCTTATCAAGGACCTGGGCGTTGGACAGGCCATCATTCAGCGTACGGAGATCACGAAGGGCCAGATCGACGCGCTGTTCTGGCTTTCGGTACTCGCTTCCGCAGCATCTGCGCTTGCCCTGGCGTTGAGCGCGTATCCGATTTCACTGTTCTACGGCGATCCCAGGCTTCAACACCTCAGTGTCGCAATTGCCGGACTAAGCCTCATTGCAGGCCTTCCAACCGTTCCCGCCGCCCTGCTGGCCAAAGAATCCCGGTTCAAGACCCTGGCAGTCCTCGATGTTGCAGCGACAACCGCTTCCGTTGTCGCAGGGGTGGCCGCAGTCGTCATCTTGCGAAACTATTGGGCACTTTACCTGTCCACGCTCGTTCTCACTCTCGTTTCGACAACCGGCATCTGGGTCTGTTCGGGTTATCGCCCCGGATATCCACACTTGGATAGCGAGACGCGGCACATGGCAAAATTTGGCCTGCAGGTGTCCGGCTTCAATCTGGTCAACTATTTCTCGAGAAACGCAGACAACATTCTCATCGGCAAATTCCGGGGCGGCGAAGAACTCGGCCTGTACGATCGGGCCTATAAGCTGTTGCTGTTCCCAATCATTCAACTGCACACCCCGATCGGCCAAGTGATCGTCCCGCTGCTTTCCCGGCTTCGTTTCGACAAGGAAAAATACCTGAGCGCCTACGATGACGTTCTTTCCATGGTCATGCTTGCGTGTCAGCCAGGCATTGTCTTTGCCATTTTTCTTGCGGAGCCACTCTTCAGGATTGTCCTGGGCGAGCATTGGGTGGGCGCAGCCCCGATCTTTTCGTGGCTTGGCCTTGCGGGCTTGATCCAGGTCGCGACCGCAACAGCGGCCTGGCTGTTTCTCAGTCAAGGACGCGGCCAGGAGTATTTCAGGCTTGGCGTTTGGACCGCCCTGATCAATGTGACCTCATTCGTGGTCGGCCTTCCCTGGGGCGGGTTGGGGATTGCCATATCGTACGCGCTGGTCAATTGCGCCATCGTGCTGCCGCTTTACGCGATATCGATTGGTCGCAACGGCCCGGTGACGATCAGGAGCCTGATCGAAACAACAGGTCCGCATTGGATCGGTTGTCTGGTTGCGGCGGCTGTCACATGGATTTCGGCCGCCTCGTTGCTGGATGGAAACTCCCCGACCCAGTTGGCTACGCTGCTGGCGCTATCCTACGCATCATATCTCGCTGCCGTTGCCTTCTTCGCGCAGAAGAGGGCGCTCGCGAAGCGTCTTTTGCACTACGGCTATCGAAAGGCGGCAGCCCAGATCTAG
- a CDS encoding glycosyltransferase family 2 protein: MELLARAAARRSGAQNALQASIGTTQAAVALSMATRLRASQPKQRPDPVIHRIDTRPLDIGANEIVAVGKLRNEMLRLPDFLRHHRRLGVQRFLAIDDRSDDGTREFLLDQPDVHVFEIREPFAESRGGARWTSAVLDQFAPGRWALTLDADELFVYPGCENIDLRSLCNHLESTGADCMTAEMVDMYPRWLGGPERYHASESLVTFCPYFDSDTYAKRRRRGFPTHYLIGGARARLFYDEPMPAKIAIYDALVRLLEPHGLARLLPAVDITRWEPPLLTKVPLARWLPGRRYIAAGHLMAPPGKPGDVTGALLHFKFLHDFTDKVTTAVREGNYYRGSVEYRRYAERLAQDPSFELTYPGSRIYKSSHDLVSYGLMQISQAYKAATQELHPTSGAASTHAGRTGSCPSR; encoded by the coding sequence ATGGAATTGCTGGCGAGAGCAGCAGCACGTCGCAGCGGCGCACAGAATGCATTGCAAGCGTCGATCGGAACGACCCAAGCGGCTGTAGCTCTTTCGATGGCAACGCGATTGCGTGCATCGCAGCCGAAACAACGTCCAGATCCCGTTATTCACCGGATTGATACCCGGCCGCTCGATATCGGCGCCAATGAGATCGTGGCGGTCGGCAAACTCCGCAACGAGATGCTCCGACTGCCCGATTTTCTGCGCCACCATCGCCGGCTCGGGGTCCAACGTTTCCTCGCGATCGATGATCGCTCAGACGACGGCACGCGAGAATTCCTGCTCGACCAGCCGGATGTTCACGTGTTCGAGATCCGCGAGCCGTTTGCAGAATCGCGCGGTGGAGCGCGTTGGACCAGCGCCGTGCTCGACCAATTCGCACCGGGACGGTGGGCGCTGACGCTCGACGCCGACGAGCTCTTTGTCTACCCTGGCTGTGAAAACATTGATCTTCGATCGCTATGCAACCACCTGGAGAGCACCGGCGCGGATTGCATGACTGCAGAGATGGTCGATATGTATCCGCGCTGGCTCGGCGGTCCGGAGCGCTACCACGCCAGCGAGAGCCTCGTTACATTCTGCCCCTACTTCGATTCAGATACTTATGCGAAGCGCCGCCGGCGCGGCTTTCCAACGCACTACCTGATTGGTGGAGCGCGAGCGAGGCTGTTCTATGACGAGCCCATGCCCGCGAAGATCGCGATTTACGATGCACTCGTACGGCTGCTCGAACCTCATGGGCTGGCGCGGCTGCTGCCTGCAGTCGACATCACGCGCTGGGAGCCGCCGCTCCTCACCAAGGTGCCGCTCGCACGCTGGTTGCCCGGCCGTCGCTATATCGCCGCCGGCCACCTCATGGCTCCGCCTGGCAAGCCAGGAGACGTCACGGGCGCCCTGCTCCATTTCAAGTTTCTCCACGACTTCACAGACAAGGTCACCACCGCCGTCCGCGAGGGGAATTACTACCGCGGATCGGTCGAGTATCGACGCTATGCGGAGCGGCTCGCTCAGGATCCGTCATTCGAGCTCACCTATCCAGGAAGCCGGATCTACAAATCGTCGCATGATCTCGTCAGCTACGGGCTGATGCAGATCTCGCAAGCGTACAAGGCCGCGACGCAAGAGTTGCACCCCACGTCCGGTGCCGCAAGCACGCACGCAGGAAGGACCGGAAGCTGTCCTTCAAGGTGA